Below is a window of Rattus rattus isolate New Zealand chromosome X, Rrattus_CSIRO_v1, whole genome shotgun sequence DNA.
CATACTCCTCAAGAATGGCATCTACATTCTTCTTAGCAGGGAGCTGGAACAGCTGCTTCTGCCTAGTAACCAAGTCCCAATCTTCCACCAGCCATGGTTTTAATTCTTCAGGGATCTTCACCTTCACCTCCATCCTACTCTTGAATGCTTCCTCGCTCTCCACAGTGGGGTCAGCCCGTGCCCTTTTCTTCCGAGGAGGCTGGGGGACTTCACTGGTACTGCCACCGTCTCCGTTGCCAGGAGTCTTCTGCTTGTTCTTCCTTGTCTTCCGCACAGAACCAGAAGGGGGGTTCTCAGCAGAGCGACCTCCCCATCTTCCTGGGAGGGCTGGATCAAGATTCTTCGGCTGCGAACCAGCTGACTTCTTTCCTGAGGCAGCTCCTCTCATCTTACTTCTCTGCATATTGCTGCGAGTGGGTTTCTTGAAGTTGTCTTCTTCAGCAGATTGTTGTCCACGAGTTTGAGAAGCCTGCTTTCTGGAACTCATTCAACCCTGTTTTTATTCCAACCACTGTAATACATAAAGTATTGTATTTGGTTGTTTACTATGGTGATTTTATGACCCATCAGACCACAACATATGCTAAAGTCTGTTGGAATATAGATTTCAGGTCCTATATCAGAGGACCATTTAtaaatgcttttctgttttctatctcaAAATTCTATCCTAATGCCCACAACTCTTGTCTCACCTAATCATTCAATAAACACGCCCACAAATATATCTCTTGATGCTATTTAAAAGATAGGGAtttaattttagagaaattttaGAGATAGAAGGAAGCAGAGTTGAAATGCAAGACTTTGGAACAAGAATAAGAATTTGAAAGGAATAAGGAAGTTGGAGGTGAATTAACAGAAAAGGTTTGTGTATACAGGTCTAGGTAGGCCTTGAGTAGTTCAATGGCACAGAATTCACACAGAGAAATGCAATGATCAAAGGTTAGAGTCAAAATGGGCTCTGCACGACTAAGCCTGGGTAGTTTTAGtaaagcacagatttttttttttaaggattcgTCTGACACTGTCAGAGAACAAGATTAGTCCACTGATAGTTACATGCATAAAAGATCTCTTTTAGTAACTTTAGAAGagatgagaaactgagaaaggagttAGTGACAACTTTCAGGCTTTAAGGATGGATGACCATCACCATCAAATGAGATGGTATTTATATAAACTGCTTAGAGGAGAAAGGTGATTAGTTTTGGACTTTTTATTATCTTCAGTGTGCACTCAAAGAGAATGTTCAAACTCAGAGTAAAAAATGGATTTCTTATCGTGTAAGCTTTAGCACACTATGACAGTGAACCTCTTCACTGAAGAAAAAACAGGCAGAATTTCAGACATAGAATTCcagaaaatgtaaagaacaaaAAAGTATTCGAGGAGTTAGCAAGAGACCACAGATTAAATAGTGAGCCCTCCATCGGAGAGTAAGAAGAAATGTGACTTTGGAAGATAAAGAGGTTGAGTTTCAAGAGAAACAATATTCAgttgaaaatgaattaaaaaacaagcCTCCTGCTTCGATGGCTGACTCATTCGACAACCCCTTGACTTACACaatgttccttctctcccttccaaggATTCCTAGTAATCTCCCAGATGGAATCTTACAGATCTCCTAGGATGGTCTGGAAAGATGAAGTGGGAATACAACCTAGAAAGGAAAGTAGGTATCTGCAATGAAGATGAACTTTTACAAAATCATGtaagaaaaaattacaaatgtGCCTTAGATATAGGAAGGAAAATAGTGTGTGATCTGCAAAATGGAACTGAAGACCCCCACATGACCATTTCTACA
It encodes the following:
- the Morf4l2 gene encoding mortality factor 4-like protein 2; this encodes MSSRKQASQTRGQQSAEEDNFKKPTRSNMQRSKMRGAASGKKSAGSQPKNLDPALPGRWGGRSAENPPSGSVRKTRKNKQKTPGNGDGGSTSEVPQPPRKKRARADPTVESEEAFKSRMEVKVKIPEELKPWLVEDWDLVTRQKQLFQLPAKKNVDAILEEYANCKKSQGNVDNKEYAVNEVVGGIKEYFNVMLGTQLLYKFERPQYAEILLAHPDAPMSQIYGAPHLLRLFVRIGAMLAYTPLDEKSLALLLGYLHDFLKYLAKNSASLFTASDYKVASADYHRKAL